Proteins encoded together in one Hevea brasiliensis isolate MT/VB/25A 57/8 chromosome 16, ASM3005281v1, whole genome shotgun sequence window:
- the LOC131174644 gene encoding protein translocase subunit SECA2, chloroplastic-like → METFSGSFAGVTEEALLKSLLQLHESSSVDINNFYLPNLPKPPNVFRGIRRKCHSLNRWLVICSDELTKNGGYRTTTNLLRKYLGDLLIASYWNVVQESGYDDAYVKEIERAVLLKTLDCFWRDHLINMNRLSSAVNVRSFGHRNPLEEYKIDGCRFFISMLSATRRLTVETLLQYWSAPTESHELFVS, encoded by the exons ATGGAAACCTTTTCAGGCTCATTTGCAGGAGTCACTGAGGAGGCCTTGCTGAAGTCTCTTCTACAACTGCATGAATCAAGCTCTGtagatattaataatttttacctTCCAAACTTGCCAAAGCCTCCCAATGTTTTTCGAGGAATCCGTAGGAAATGTCATTCACTAAACCGTTGGCTTGTTATATGCTCTGATGAATTGACTAA GAATGGTGGATACCGGACAACTACTAATCTTCTTCGCAAGTACCTTGGAGATCTCCTAATTGCTTCGTATTGGAATGTTGTACAGGAATCCGGTTATGATGATGCATACGTCAAGGAAATTGAG AGGGCAGTTCTTCTGAAGACTCTAGACTGTTTCTGGAGGGATCATCTCATAAATATGAACAGGCTCAGTTCAGCG GTAAATGTTAGAAGTTTTGGGCACAGGAATCCTCTTGAAGAATACAAAATTGATGGGTGTCGATTTTTTATTTCAATGTTGAGTGCAACACGAAGACTAACAGTTGAAACCCTATTACAGTATTGGTCAGCCCCTACAGAGTCCCATGAACTTTTTGTATCATAA
- the LOC131174548 gene encoding uncharacterized protein LOC131174548, which translates to MLDPATKFPEINHVHFSNGRVTDSFSARNYGFRAQKTAQNYANYQTWNSLTEFEAERKLIDDDDSAVSSPPLWGTSPSRSPQHRQNHYRSLSPSSRAQAIARGQKELMEMVSRMPEGCYELSLKDIVEQNMVDQAKDESFSKERSITSEYMYTREKSAKKKNDKKVQMNRSGSIDNGGFLLKMVFPFSLGSRKKMKKNSNNNNNLAMNNSARDGRVSPKPLLLDGSAKGVENEWWKNRFSESGESESGGLSSNSGSSKSSGSSSSRSSSRNGSTRNGGVGCWSVIFRKRGKKTE; encoded by the exons ATGCTAGATCCTGCGACAAAATTTCCTGAAATCAATCATGTACATTTTTCCAATGGCCGAGTAACCGACAGTTTTTCTGCCAGAAATTATGGCTTCCGAGCTCAGAAAACGGCACAGAATTATGCCAACTACCAGACCTGGAATAGCTTGACTGAATTTGAAGCTGAGAGGAAGCTCATAGATGATGACGATTCTGCGGTTTCTTCCCCTCCTTTATGGGGGACGAGTCCATCCAGAAGCCCCCAACATCGCCAAAACCATTATAGAAGTCTTTCTCCTTCGTCGAGAGCTCAAGCGATTGCTAGAGGTCAGAAGGAGCTCATGGAGATGGTGAGTCGAATGCCTGAGGGATGTTACGAGTTATCTTTAAAAGATATTGTAGAGCAGAACATGGTTGATCAGGCTAAGGATGAAAGTTTTAGTAAAGAAAGGAGTATAACAAGTGAATACATGTATACGAGGGAAAAATCGGCGAAGAAAAAGAATGATAAAAAAGTGCAAATGAACAGAAGTGGAAGCATAGACAATGGAGGGTTTCTTCTGAAGATGGTATTTCCATTTTCTTTGGGTTcaagaaagaagatgaagaaaaacaGCAACAATAATAATAACTTAGCGATGAATAATAGTGCAAGAGATGGAAGGGTGTCTCCAAAGCCTCTGTTATTGGATGGATCTGCTAAAGGTGTAGAAAACGAGTGGTGGAAGAACAGATTCTCGGAGTCGGGGGAAAGTGAAAGTGGTGGATTAAGTAGCAATAGTGGAAGCTCAAAAAGCAgtggcagcagcagcagtagaagTAGCAGCAGAAACGGCAGCACCAG GAATGGAGGAGTTGGTTGCTGGTCTGTCATTTTCAGGAAGAGGGGGAAGAAGACAGAATAA